CGGCTCATAGTTCCGGATAGCTTCCAGGTCGCCGTTCTGATAAAGCCTCACAAGTTCGTTCACCTGTTCATTGTATGCTTCGGTCGGTGCAAACCCCAGCCCTTTCTCAAAAGCTGTTTTGATCACGCCAACATTCCTGTTCTCACAGAACACCATGGGTATCACCAGCCAGTAGTTGCGGGTGCCTACCTGCCCGTCCTTGCGATGGTAGCCCTGGAAGGTCTTGTGCTGCCAGCGGCTGACATCCGGTTTTTGCCACTCGAAGCTGCTGTCTTTTTCATGAAAAGAATCGGCATCATGGCGGAGGTTCTTCACGGTAATGGCCTCGCCGCTGAGGATCGGTGCGGAAGCCTTGCCTACCAGTACGCCGTACATCACAACGGAATCGCCGGGCTGAAGATCTGTTAAAGGGAATTTATGTTTTGCGGGAATCGTTTGTTTCAACTGTAAGATGGAGCCATTGAACTGAATTTCCTTTCCTGCCGGAAGGTCTTGTAGAGCAACCAGCACATTGTCTTTCGGATGGATCTGAAGATAAGTGTTCATAATAGCTAAAATAGCGTATTTACAAGCTCCCTGTTAATACTAAAATCTGAATTCTTGATCGGATATTAACTAAAGCAAAGTTAAGCAAAAGTTTCACCCCGGAAAGCGCTCAAACCCCGTCGCCGCCCAGCCCGAACGTTTATTTCAGTGACTTGCCCGGACGGTACCCGGAAGGGAATGCCGGGGCACGCTGCGGCCCGCAACCTATTATTATGCAAACGTTTGCATTTCTCGTCTTTTCATATTACCTTTCCGTTGTTAATGCAACCCGCAGGTTACGGCCTGTGGCCGAAAAACTGAACAAATTAACCTTTCATCATGAGCACATCCATCGAAACAAGATATGCCAGCAGTCCGCGTGAAGCCAAATCCTGGGATACCACGCAGGCGAGGGAAGCCCTTTTGATCCCTTCCCTCTTTGAACCGGGCCGCATAAAGCTGGTGTACAGCCATTACGACCGTTTTATCGCCGGCGGGGCCATGCCCGTTGCGCAGCCGTTAAAGCTGGAAACAACTGATCCGCTGAAAGCGGATTATTTCCTGGAGCGCCGGGAGCTGGGTATCATCAACACCGGCGGCGCCGGAACGGTAACGGTGGATGGCGAAGTGTTCGGCATAGATTTCAAGGAAGCATTGTATATCGGAAGAGGGAAGAAGGAAGTCGTGTTTGCCAGCAGCGATGCGGCATCACCGGCCCTTTTTTATATCAACTCAACGCCCGCGCATACCAGTTACCCCACCCGCCGCAT
This genomic stretch from Chitinophaga sp. XS-30 harbors:
- the kduI gene encoding 5-dehydro-4-deoxy-D-glucuronate isomerase — translated: MSTSIETRYASSPREAKSWDTTQAREALLIPSLFEPGRIKLVYSHYDRFIAGGAMPVAQPLKLETTDPLKADYFLERRELGIINTGGAGTVTVDGEVFGIDFKEALYIGRGKKEVVFASSDAASPALFYINSTPAHTSYPTRRITRQEADIVVLGAQETSNLRTINKLLVNSVLPTCQLQMGMTELQPGNTWNTMPAHTHDRRMEVYCYFEVPQGQAVCHFWGEPQETRHIWMQNNQAVISPPWSIHSGAGTSNYTFIWGMAGENLDYGDMDHCAIPDLR